In Rhododendron vialii isolate Sample 1 chromosome 9a, ASM3025357v1, the following are encoded in one genomic region:
- the LOC131301825 gene encoding uncharacterized protein LOC131301825 produces MASGLEPVPLTSQKHDPAWKHCQMFKNGDRVQLKCLYCGKIFKGGGIHRIKEHLAGQKGNASTCLRVQPDVRLLMQESLNCAVAKKRKKQKIADEITSFNDPSGSEIDPFGNKCGLNTEVELIAVPEAVELDSTLLINQEGESTSNKGAGRKKKGRVRKASRSSIPNALVVNDNTLVGSKRTNNHASMAISRFFYDVGIPLDAVKSMYFQAMVDAIASQGDAGVVAPTYHDLRSSMLKNALQEVRNDIDQCMGTWGKSGCSVLVDEWVLEKGRTLVNFLVFCPEGMTFLRSVDISDILDSPDSLYELLKGVVEEVGIRNVLQVVTNIEERYVIAAKRLTDDFPTVFWTPCAAHCIDLILEDFKKLEWINVIIEQAKSISRFIYNHSVVLNMMRSYTFGVDLVDIGATRAATDFTTIKRMVNIKHNLQSMVTSEEWMECSYSKKSEGFAMLDHISSQSFWSSCILIFRLTDPLLRLLRLVGSEKKPAMGYVYAGIYRAKELIKKDQKDYLVYWNIIDHRWGKLQHHPLLAAGFYLNPKFFYSIEGDIHHQIRSSVYDCIEKLVSDPKIQDKIVKETTSYHNAVGDFGRKIAIRARDALPPDEWWSTYGGGCPNLARLAIRILSQTCSLISCKTDRTTIQKMHDTKNCLEHQRLSDLVFVHYNSRLRQMVRKDREQDAVDPISFENMGIVGDWVMVKEGCSEDFGSSNWMTVDPPVGNTMLLRPSTDDVEDLGAGFNDFEIFEGVKNGEEENGEDNVVSQ; encoded by the exons ATGGCTTCTGGGTTAGAACCAGTACCACTTACTTCGCAAAAGCACGACCCGGCATGGAAACATTGCCAAATGTTTAAAAATGGGGATAGGGTTCAGCTCAAGTGTTTGTATTGTGGCAAAATCTTCAAGGGTGGTGGGATTCATAGGATTAAAGAACATCTGGCCGGACAGAAGGGTAATGCCTCTACTTGCCTCAGAGTGCAGCCCGATGTTCGCCTCCTTATGCAAGAGAGCTTAAATTGTGCTGTGgcgaagaagaggaagaaacaaaaaatcGCAGACGAGATAACGAGTTTTAATGATCCGTCGGGGAGTGAGATAGACCCTTTTGGCAATAAGTGTGGTTTGAACACCGAAGTCGAGTTGATTGCAGTTCCTGAAGCGGTTGAACTTGATTCTACTTTGTTAATAAATCAGGAAGGAGAGAGTACAAGCAACAAAGGAGCAGGtagaaagaagaaagggagagtTAGAAAAGCCTCGCGTTCTTCAATTCCTAACGCTCTTGTAGTTAATGATAATACTCTAGTCGGTTCAAAAAGGACTAACAATCACGCTAGTATGGCAATAAGCCGGTTTTTTTATGATGTTGGCATACCTTTAGATGCTGTGAAATCGATGTATTTCCAAGCAATGGTTGATGCCATTGCTTCACAAGGAGACGCAGGTGTTGTGGCTCCCACTTATCATGATCTTCGTAGTTCTATGTTGAAAAATGCACTTCAAGAAGTAAGAAATGACATTGACCAATGCATGGGGACGTGGGGAAAGAGTGGCTGTTCTGTTTTGGTCGACGAATGGGTCTTGGAGAAAGGTAGAACATTGGtgaactttttggttttttgtccTGAAGGAATGACGTTCTTGAGGTCTGTGGATATATCTGACATCCTGGATTCCCCTGATTCTCTGTATGAGTTACTTAAGGGAGTGGTGGAAGAAGTTGGGATAAGAAATGTTTTGCAAGTGGTTACTAATATTGAAGAGAGATATGTCATTGCTGCAAAGAGGTTGACCGATGATTTTCCTACTGTTTTTTGGACTCCTTGTGCTGCTCATTGCATCGATTTGATTCTTGAAGATTTTAAAAAGCTTGAGTGGATAAATGTGATTATAGAGCAAGCTAAATCTATTTCGAGATTTATTTACAACCACagtgttgttttgaatatgaTGAGAAGCTATACTTTTGGTGTTGATTTAGTCGATATTGGAGCTACTCGCGCCGCAACAGACTTTACTACAATAAAACGAATGGTTAACATCAAACACAATTTGCAATCCATGGTTACTTCAGAGGAGTGGATGGAATGCTCTTATTCAAAAAAGTCAGAGGGATTTGCAATGTTAGATCACATTAGTAGTCAGTCATTTTGGTCCTCCTGCATCTTAATATTCCGTTTAACAGATCCACTCCTGCGACTTTTGAGGTTAGTTGGCAGTGAGAAGAAGCCTGCGATGGGGTATGTTTATGCGGGGATTTATAGAGCAAAAGAATTAATCAAGAAAGATCAGAAAGATTACTTGGTTTACTGGAATATTATAGATCACCGATGGGGAAAACTACAGCACCATCCTCTTCTTGCTGCAGGTTTCTACCTCAATCCCAAGTTCTTTTATAGCATTGAAGGAGATATACATCATCAAATTAGGTCATCAGTGTATGATTGCATAGAAAAGTTGGTTTCCGACCCAAAAATCCAGGACAAAATAGTGAAAGAGACAACTTCTTACCACAATGCTGTCGGGGATTTTGGCAGGAAGATAGCAATTCGAGCCAGAGACGCTTTACCCCCTG ATGAGTGGTGGTCGACATATGGAGGGGGGTGCCCGAATTTGGCTCGTTTGGCCATCCGTATTCTCAGTCAAACTTGCAGTTTGATCAGCTGCAAGACAGACCGGACAACTATTCAAAAAATGCATGATACGAAAAACTGTCTTGAGCATCAGAGGCTTAGTGACCTTGTTTTTGTTCACTACAACTCGCGATTAAGGCAAAT GGTTCGGAAGGACAGAGAACAGGATGCAGTGGACCCCATTTCGTTTGAGAACATGGGTATTGTCGGAGATTGGGTAATGGTGAAGGAAGGATGTTCAGAAGACTTTGGGAGCTCAAATTGGATGACTGTGGACCCACCTGTGGGGAACACAATGCTTCTAAGACCATCAACCGATGATGTAGAAGACTTAGGTGCAG GGTTCAATGATTTTGAAATCTTTGAAGGAGTGAAAAACGGAGAAGAGGAAAATGGTGAAGACAATGTAGTAAGCCAGTAG